A stretch of Paenibacillus mucilaginosus 3016 DNA encodes these proteins:
- a CDS encoding ImmA/IrrE family metallo-endopeptidase encodes MNLTKYQTTHLEDFVDELYRRLNVSSPEQLTVEYISTALGIRVDYAPISCSDECGGRFIIYLNFNLPPSDHFKEFLHELGHAMRHEGNQIHMHPLMREWQEWDAENFVLYASIPFLLLRIMELPRDQHSAIELIATTFRVDPEMAHTRYHQILRRIYCSMWR; translated from the coding sequence CTTGGAAGACTTCGTGGACGAGCTTTATCGAAGGCTCAACGTTTCTAGCCCAGAGCAATTGACTGTTGAGTATATTTCAACAGCTTTGGGCATTCGAGTTGATTACGCGCCTATTAGCTGTAGCGACGAATGTGGAGGTCGTTTCATTATTTATTTGAATTTTAATCTCCCTCCAAGTGATCACTTTAAAGAATTCCTTCATGAACTTGGCCACGCAATGAGACATGAGGGGAATCAAATACATATGCACCCTCTCATGCGGGAATGGCAAGAATGGGATGCAGAAAACTTTGTACTCTACGCGAGCATACCTTTCCTCCTGCTTCGTATAATGGAACTCCCGAGAGACCAACATTCAGCGATCGAACTTATCGCAACTACATTCAGAGTAGATCCAGAGATGGCACACACACGATACCATCAAATTTTACGTAGGATATATTGTTCAATGTGGAGGTAA